A genome region from Gemmatimonadaceae bacterium includes the following:
- a CDS encoding PadR family transcriptional regulator, protein MAPRSQTDALRGSLDLLVFKTLSLEPMHGWGIGQRIQQISEGVLEVNQGSLYPALQRLEKDGLITSEWRVSDNGRRARFYQLTTSGHRALGTELESWRRFTAGLEAVLRTA, encoded by the coding sequence ATGGCCCCGCGCTCGCAGACCGACGCCCTCCGCGGCTCCCTCGACCTCCTGGTCTTCAAGACGCTGTCCCTCGAACCCATGCACGGGTGGGGCATTGGGCAGCGGATTCAGCAGATCTCCGAGGGTGTCCTCGAAGTGAACCAGGGATCGCTGTACCCGGCGCTGCAGCGGCTCGAGAAGGACGGGCTGATCACCAGCGAGTGGCGGGTCAGCGACAACGGCCGCCGCGCCCGCTTCTATCAGCTCACGACCTCGGGTCACCGCGCGCTGGGCACGGAGCTCGAGAGCTGGAGGCGCTTCACCGCGGGGCTCGAAGCCGTGCTAAGGACCGCGTGA
- a CDS encoding S8/S53 family peptidase: protein MQKADELARVKGLRVTYVDSVHAPLAVVKVSGVRALGELRRLPSSSYVEPASAPVQSFSSCGVGDPLSSSSLLSLTLGSGADKYSRSFRTFWGMNIANAWRMTTGTGVVVGVTDTGLDQSPASEFAPGRFAAGASAGRALTVDKTVSNNFPFPTCAHGTRSAGIIGAPRDGSGVVGVAYGASMAFVWGNDNVLINTFGGTWEMRQALVMAASVRHAKVINMAWGLTRFSQAISDEIDRGYYGLGIVYVGAAGTCYDGPPAQVCPYGSTPVWPAAQAEVLAVSGMLEDGSFPTNVYGLGSNPWKIRAVVGSATRTLGSTSIVGLEGSSGATAVVSGVVALMRARFQYLSAAQIVNRLIASKGCNGLQNAEGTGFDAGAANGGPCIVRWRSMQPVTYYTDDQPYGEGYILSNVVANHLNALPSANTGSGNYSVNWSTRVGGTVMQGLGGTSYVDADGAKVFVNRVSFARSVDGAPYKDSVTFQLHDNALGTDDIVTRPVLVCSLPSNCWDTDRAYPGPPPVSQVSITIAGPTFVSEAGSHSWYATAVNAPPASTIGWDVSSDGGQSWSISATGPTYARWVEPYYSGTLLVRARIVEGGVSVATSMLSVSINTNTGCIDPSSCYAFRVGRGTSALWPSVPQSRRVAKRFVATR, encoded by the coding sequence GTGCAGAAGGCAGATGAACTGGCTCGGGTCAAGGGCCTTCGCGTCACGTATGTCGATTCCGTACACGCACCGCTTGCCGTGGTGAAGGTCTCCGGCGTCCGAGCGCTCGGGGAGCTTCGTCGACTGCCGTCGTCGTCGTACGTCGAACCTGCATCGGCCCCTGTGCAGTCGTTCAGCAGTTGCGGAGTTGGGGATCCCCTGTCCTCGAGCTCGTTGCTGTCGTTGACGCTCGGTTCCGGCGCCGACAAGTATTCGCGATCCTTCCGGACCTTCTGGGGCATGAACATCGCGAACGCGTGGCGGATGACGACTGGGACCGGAGTCGTGGTCGGCGTAACTGACACCGGCCTCGATCAGTCGCCGGCGTCCGAGTTCGCTCCGGGCCGCTTTGCCGCGGGTGCAAGTGCCGGGCGGGCGTTGACGGTCGACAAGACCGTGTCCAACAATTTCCCCTTTCCGACATGTGCCCATGGCACACGCAGCGCGGGTATCATCGGCGCGCCGAGAGATGGAAGTGGTGTCGTCGGCGTCGCCTATGGTGCCTCGATGGCGTTCGTATGGGGGAACGACAACGTGCTCATCAACACATTTGGCGGTACATGGGAAATGCGCCAAGCCCTTGTGATGGCGGCATCTGTTCGCCACGCGAAGGTGATCAACATGGCGTGGGGGCTCACCCGTTTCTCCCAGGCGATCTCCGACGAGATCGATCGCGGATACTATGGTCTAGGCATCGTATACGTTGGTGCCGCGGGGACTTGCTACGACGGTCCACCAGCGCAGGTCTGTCCGTATGGTTCGACGCCCGTGTGGCCCGCTGCTCAGGCGGAAGTCTTGGCCGTGTCAGGAATGCTCGAAGACGGTAGCTTCCCGACAAACGTGTACGGGCTGGGATCGAATCCGTGGAAGATTCGTGCAGTTGTCGGCAGCGCGACGCGCACGCTTGGGAGCACGAGTATCGTTGGCCTCGAAGGCTCGTCCGGCGCCACGGCGGTTGTCAGCGGCGTCGTGGCGTTGATGCGCGCGCGCTTTCAGTATCTCTCTGCGGCGCAGATTGTGAACCGACTGATCGCATCGAAGGGCTGCAATGGCCTGCAGAACGCCGAGGGCACCGGTTTCGACGCTGGTGCCGCGAACGGAGGGCCCTGCATCGTTCGGTGGCGCAGCATGCAACCGGTCACCTACTATACGGACGATCAGCCCTACGGCGAAGGGTACATACTGAGCAATGTCGTCGCGAACCACCTGAACGCTCTGCCAAGTGCCAATACTGGATCCGGGAACTACAGTGTCAACTGGAGCACCAGGGTTGGCGGCACCGTCATGCAGGGTCTCGGCGGGACGTCGTATGTCGACGCTGACGGCGCAAAGGTGTTCGTGAACCGCGTGTCCTTCGCACGCTCGGTCGATGGTGCCCCGTACAAGGATTCCGTCACTTTCCAGCTCCACGACAATGCCCTTGGGACAGACGATATTGTGACCCGTCCCGTTCTCGTGTGCTCACTCCCGTCGAACTGCTGGGATACTGACAGGGCCTACCCAGGACCACCGCCGGTGTCACAGGTGAGCATCACGATAGCCGGCCCGACTTTTGTTTCTGAAGCTGGCTCGCACTCGTGGTACGCAACGGCGGTCAATGCGCCGCCTGCATCCACGATTGGTTGGGATGTGTCGAGCGACGGCGGTCAATCATGGTCCATCTCGGCCACGGGTCCGACTTACGCTCGGTGGGTCGAGCCTTACTACTCCGGAACGCTCCTTGTGCGGGCGAGGATCGTGGAGGGCGGGGTCTCAGTCGCGACTTCGATGCTTTCCGTCTCGATCAATACCAACACCGGCTGCATCGATCCGTCTAGCTGCTATGCGTTTCGCGTGGGTCGGGGGACCAGTGCGCTTTGGCCGTCCGTTCCGCAGTCGCGGCGAGTGGCGAAGCGGTTCGTCGCAACGCGATAG
- a CDS encoding nucleoside deaminase codes for MQVALDEATAARARGEVPVGACVVADDALVATGANAMRGDADATQHAELRALRAAMSVRGSDRLTGCTLYVTLEPCAMCAGAIVLSRVDRVVFAAWDPKAGMAGSVGDLLRHPRLNHRPEVAGGVLADEAGAMLKAFFAGRREEAVTSMDVDPSP; via the coding sequence ATGCAGGTGGCGCTGGACGAGGCAACCGCTGCGCGTGCGCGGGGGGAGGTGCCGGTGGGGGCGTGCGTGGTGGCGGATGACGCGCTCGTCGCCACCGGCGCCAACGCCATGCGTGGTGATGCCGACGCCACGCAGCACGCCGAGTTGCGCGCGCTGCGCGCGGCCATGTCGGTCCGCGGCAGTGACCGGCTGACGGGCTGCACGTTGTACGTGACACTGGAGCCGTGTGCGATGTGTGCCGGGGCGATCGTGCTGAGCCGCGTGGACCGGGTGGTGTTCGCCGCCTGGGACCCGAAGGCGGGCATGGCGGGGTCGGTGGGCGACCTGTTGCGGCATCCGCGGCTGAACCACCGGCCCGAGGTGGCCGGCGGGGTGCTGGCGGACGAGGCGGGCGCGATGCTGAAGGCCTTCTTCGCCGGCCGGCGGGAGGAGGCCGTGACCTCCATGGACGTTGACCCGTCGCCCTGA